A genomic segment from Deinococcus sp. YIM 77859 encodes:
- a CDS encoding allophanate hydrolase subunit 1: MTGPDIEPLGDAALVVRSPLAAALLADLTARPLPGVREAVPALNVLTVLYDPLTSGPASLAADLRARLAQLRPKQVEKARTHVLPVTFDGPDLMWCAAHTGRGVPDFIAALCATPLEVAFLGFTPGFAFLTGLPPALQMPRLATPRERVPAGSVALGGPWAGVYPRETPGGWRLVGRTQVTLFDLQRPEPVLWRAGDRVRFEVAGA; this comes from the coding sequence ATGACAGGCCCGGACATCGAGCCGCTGGGTGACGCCGCGCTGGTGGTGCGCTCGCCTCTGGCCGCGGCACTCCTCGCCGATCTGACGGCGCGGCCCCTGCCCGGGGTGCGGGAGGCTGTGCCGGCCCTGAATGTGCTCACCGTCCTGTACGACCCACTCACCAGCGGTCCAGCCTCCCTGGCCGCCGACCTGCGCGCGCGGCTCGCGCAGCTGCGGCCAAAGCAGGTGGAGAAAGCACGCACGCACGTCCTTCCCGTGACCTTTGACGGGCCGGACCTGATGTGGTGTGCGGCCCACACGGGCCGCGGCGTGCCGGACTTCATCGCGGCCCTCTGCGCCACCCCACTGGAGGTGGCCTTTTTGGGGTTCACGCCGGGCTTCGCCTTCCTGACAGGCCTGCCGCCCGCGCTCCAGATGCCCCGGCTCGCCACGCCCCGCGAGCGTGTTCCTGCCGGGAGTGTGGCGCTGGGCGGCCCCTGGGCGGGCGTGTACCCGCGCGAGACGCCCGGCGGCTGGCGGCTGGTGGGCCGCACGCAGGTCACCTTGTTTGACCTTCAGCGCCCCGAGCCCGTGCTGTGGCGGGCCGGTGACCGGGTGCGCTTCGAGGTGGCCGGTGCTTGA
- a CDS encoding nitrilase-related carbon-nitrogen hydrolase: MTKRPAAHRRFRAFAVQPHWSAADFTSARAFRAWMRAQLELVRPHLVPDRPNLVVLTELNGLPLVLRGAGWVTRLGTFQRGAAALVLARLPRVLPVMLRERVSPIRALQLADSSSNVRLYLDTCRDLAREYGVYLCCGSMPMPRYRRKGRRLVREPGILHNETVLLDPHGHLIGVTDKVHLTPDEGAGGVDLTPGSLEELRVFPTPVGDLGVAISLDAFRADVIERLEEQGCTVLLQPDANGAPWTALEGLPPDPANVRDQPVAWLESSWQATTTGRHIRYAVNPMVVGNLLDLTFDGQSAITGRAEDAPEARSYVLTAPRPGFLALLPWVEEGEPEHLRALGRHLAAGSGHPRENSYRTGAVYADLTLPESQLPPPSRTAHEEALAALLLGTARPLQPRSGWPLFALTALLGWRLVRSLRRER; the protein is encoded by the coding sequence ATGACCAAACGCCCTGCCGCCCACCGGCGCTTTCGCGCCTTTGCCGTGCAGCCGCACTGGAGCGCCGCTGACTTCACGAGCGCCCGGGCGTTTCGCGCCTGGATGCGCGCACAACTGGAGTTGGTTCGGCCCCACCTCGTGCCCGACCGGCCCAATCTGGTGGTTCTGACCGAGCTCAATGGGCTGCCGCTGGTGCTGCGCGGTGCGGGGTGGGTGACGCGGCTGGGCACCTTTCAGCGGGGAGCGGCGGCCCTCGTCCTTGCCCGCTTGCCCCGCGTGCTGCCCGTCATGCTGCGAGAGCGCGTCTCGCCCATTCGCGCCCTGCAGCTCGCGGACAGCAGCTCGAACGTGCGCCTGTACCTGGACACCTGCCGCGACCTCGCCCGCGAGTACGGCGTGTACCTCTGCTGCGGCTCTATGCCCATGCCCCGTTACCGGCGCAAAGGGCGGCGGCTGGTGCGCGAGCCGGGCATCCTGCACAACGAGACGGTGCTGCTGGACCCCCACGGCCATCTGATCGGCGTCACCGACAAGGTCCACCTCACCCCGGACGAGGGAGCCGGGGGAGTGGACCTCACGCCCGGTTCCCTGGAGGAGCTGCGGGTGTTTCCCACCCCGGTGGGTGATCTGGGGGTAGCGATCAGCCTCGACGCCTTCCGAGCAGACGTGATCGAGCGGCTAGAAGAACAGGGCTGCACGGTCCTTTTGCAACCCGACGCGAATGGAGCTCCCTGGACCGCCCTGGAAGGCCTGCCTCCCGACCCTGCCAACGTCCGCGACCAGCCGGTTGCCTGGCTGGAATCGAGCTGGCAGGCCACCACCACCGGACGCCACATCCGTTACGCCGTGAACCCGATGGTGGTTGGCAACCTGCTCGACCTCACCTTTGACGGCCAGAGCGCGATCACCGGGCGAGCGGAGGACGCACCCGAAGCCCGCTCCTATGTGCTCACCGCGCCGCGCCCGGGCTTTCTGGCCCTGCTGCCCTGGGTCGAGGAGGGAGAGCCCGAGCACCTGCGCGCGCTGGGCCGGCACCTCGCCGCCGGAAGCGGCCATCCCCGAGAAAACAGCTACCGCACGGGCGCCGTGTACGCGGACCTCACGCTTCCCGAAAGCCAGCTCCCTCCGCCTTCCCGCACGGCCCACGAAGAGGCTCTGGCCGCCCTGCTGCTCGGCACGGCGAGGCCGCTCCAACCGCGCTCGGGGTGGCCTCTTTTCGCGCTCACGGCGCTGCTGGGCTGGCGGCTCGTTCGGAGCCTGCGCCGCGAGCGTTGA
- a CDS encoding CdaR family transcriptional regulator, with protein MVKLNSLREALGLPPVTPDWELPSFGAAAAQLSAVPPARWRPAFARLLAQELQPHLSGLSELLGDLNSVVGRSPAEHHIVQWLAEVTGGRATLRSSWGDVVAQQGSPGAARMAQRLIYEGRLVGSLELEASAHWQPLVQLVAEQARLARLQAAAAGAARRRVGERQFEALLAGDHSGMPESGPCVLAALRLDRPMPRAGRAREAYIHRLDVLCSVGEGYFHRRHLTCLTTVRGDKALWLWQSRDAEREARGLHTALLNATEEGLRLGISGTQPSSREVNAALRQALQALDEVRAPRGMVSFQRLDPLQALLDSEALHALSEQVRGRLRAEDEGGKLEDTLRQYLVHRGSLAELAGLLNLHVNTLRYRLRRIEEVLGGELSEPAFVARLYLAFHAAGQPRVEKRAKEDVC; from the coding sequence ATGGTGAAGCTGAACAGCCTGCGCGAGGCATTGGGTCTTCCGCCGGTGACACCGGACTGGGAGCTGCCCTCATTCGGCGCGGCGGCGGCGCAGCTTTCCGCGGTGCCGCCCGCCCGCTGGCGTCCTGCCTTCGCACGCCTGCTGGCCCAGGAGCTGCAACCGCACCTGTCTGGCCTGAGTGAACTGTTGGGCGACCTGAACAGTGTGGTAGGCCGTTCGCCGGCTGAACACCACATCGTTCAGTGGCTGGCGGAAGTGACCGGGGGACGAGCGACGCTGCGTTCGAGTTGGGGGGATGTGGTCGCGCAGCAGGGCTCCCCGGGCGCTGCCCGTATGGCCCAGCGCCTCATCTACGAGGGGCGTCTGGTCGGCAGCCTGGAACTGGAGGCCAGCGCCCACTGGCAGCCCCTGGTTCAGCTCGTTGCCGAGCAGGCCCGGCTGGCCCGATTACAGGCTGCTGCTGCCGGTGCTGCTCGGCGCCGGGTGGGCGAGCGGCAGTTCGAGGCTCTGCTGGCCGGAGACCACAGCGGCATGCCCGAGAGCGGCCCCTGTGTCCTGGCGGCCCTGCGTCTTGACCGGCCCATGCCCCGCGCCGGACGCGCCCGCGAGGCCTATATCCACCGGCTTGACGTGCTGTGTTCGGTGGGCGAGGGGTACTTTCATCGCCGTCACCTCACCTGTTTGACCACCGTTCGCGGTGACAAGGCGCTGTGGCTGTGGCAGAGCCGCGATGCGGAACGCGAGGCCCGGGGACTGCACACCGCTCTGCTCAACGCCACCGAGGAGGGCCTGCGTCTGGGCATCAGTGGAACGCAACCGAGCTCCAGGGAGGTCAATGCGGCCCTGAGACAGGCCCTCCAAGCCCTGGACGAGGTACGCGCGCCCCGGGGCATGGTGTCTTTCCAGCGCCTCGACCCCCTCCAGGCGCTGCTAGACAGTGAGGCTCTGCACGCCCTATCCGAGCAGGTGCGGGGGCGGCTGAGGGCCGAGGACGAGGGCGGGAAGCTGGAGGACACGCTGCGGCAGTACCTGGTGCACCGGGGCTCGCTCGCGGAGCTGGCCGGGCTTCTGAACCTGCACGTGAACACCCTGCGCTACCGCCTGCGCCGCATCGAGGAGGTGCTGGGGGGAGAGCTTTCAGAGCCCGCCTTCGTCGCGCGGCTGTACCTCGCCTTTCACGCGGCCGGCCAGCCCCGAGTGGAGAAGCGCGCCAAGGAGGACGTTTGCTGA
- a CDS encoding metallophosphoesterase, with translation MTRTVRIAAVSDVHCTRTSQGTLAPLFAQAAREADVLLLPGDLTDYGTADEAHVLAKELAGVRVPVIAVLGNHDFESGSPEDVRGVLAETGVTVLDGEACEVQGVGFAGVKGFAGGFGRFTLGAWGEAAIKTFVREALDEALKLEAALARLRTPQRVAVLHYAPIAATVQGEPTEIFPFLGTSRLEEPLTRYPVTAVFHGHAHAGTPEGQLASGTPVYNVALPLLRRHQPGAPYRVLELRAEEPSEQPSP, from the coding sequence ATGACACGAACTGTACGCATCGCCGCCGTGAGCGACGTTCACTGCACCCGGACCTCACAGGGCACCCTGGCTCCCCTGTTCGCCCAGGCTGCCCGCGAGGCGGACGTGCTGCTGCTGCCCGGCGACCTCACCGACTACGGCACCGCGGACGAGGCGCATGTTCTGGCAAAGGAACTCGCCGGGGTGCGGGTGCCGGTGATCGCCGTGCTGGGCAACCACGACTTCGAGAGCGGCAGCCCCGAGGACGTGCGCGGCGTTCTGGCGGAAACGGGCGTCACCGTCCTCGATGGGGAAGCGTGCGAGGTGCAGGGCGTGGGCTTTGCGGGCGTGAAGGGTTTTGCGGGAGGCTTCGGGCGTTTTACCCTCGGGGCATGGGGCGAGGCGGCCATCAAGACCTTTGTCAGGGAGGCGCTGGACGAGGCCCTCAAGCTGGAGGCGGCGCTCGCCCGGCTCCGCACGCCCCAGCGTGTTGCGGTGCTGCACTACGCCCCCATTGCCGCGACGGTGCAGGGCGAGCCCACCGAAATCTTTCCCTTCCTGGGGACGAGCCGCTTGGAAGAGCCCCTTACCCGTTACCCGGTCACAGCGGTCTTTCACGGTCATGCCCACGCCGGAACGCCCGAGGGTCAGCTCGCCAGCGGCACCCCGGTCTACAACGTGGCCCTGCCGCTGCTGCGGCGGCACCAGCCCGGCGCCCCGTACCGTGTCCTCGAACTGCGAGCGGAGGAACCCAGCGAGCAGCCCTCTCCCTGA
- a CDS encoding nucleotidyltransferase family protein, producing the protein MTRSPSGTPALAPETRDFYIRTLGLLNASGVPFLLGGAYAFARYTAIERHTKDLDVFTRPEDAPRLLAVLRDAGYETEVPFAHWLGKAHHGEDFVDVIYSSANGVGRVDDSWFEHAPEDEVLGVPVRLVPVEEMLWHKAYVCERERFDGADVAHLIRAKAEEIDWGRLVQRFGPHWQLLLAHVLLFGFVYPGERGRIPASFRQGMLDRFLVQDDLNPPQERVCQGTLISREQYLPDLRVWGYADARITQGYMTPANVAHWTAAIEPTEENP; encoded by the coding sequence GTGACGCGATCCCCTTCAGGAACTCCGGCGCTTGCCCCAGAGACCCGGGACTTCTACATCCGCACCCTCGGCCTCCTCAACGCTTCCGGCGTACCGTTCCTGCTAGGAGGCGCGTACGCCTTTGCACGCTACACCGCCATCGAGCGGCACACCAAGGACCTCGACGTGTTTACCCGTCCGGAGGACGCCCCACGCCTTCTCGCCGTCCTGCGGGACGCGGGGTACGAGACCGAGGTGCCCTTTGCGCACTGGCTGGGCAAGGCGCACCACGGAGAGGACTTCGTGGACGTGATCTATAGCAGCGCGAACGGTGTTGGAAGGGTGGACGACTCGTGGTTCGAGCACGCGCCTGAAGACGAGGTGTTGGGCGTCCCGGTGCGGCTGGTGCCGGTCGAGGAGATGTTGTGGCACAAGGCCTACGTGTGTGAGCGCGAACGTTTCGACGGGGCGGACGTAGCGCACCTGATCCGCGCCAAAGCTGAGGAGATCGACTGGGGCCGCCTGGTGCAGCGCTTCGGGCCGCACTGGCAACTGCTGCTCGCCCACGTGCTGCTGTTCGGCTTCGTGTACCCCGGCGAACGCGGACGGATTCCCGCGAGCTTTCGCCAGGGAATGCTTGACCGCTTTCTGGTTCAAGACGACCTGAACCCGCCACAGGAGCGGGTTTGTCAGGGCACCCTGATCTCGCGCGAGCAGTACCTGCCCGATCTGCGGGTGTGGGGGTACGCGGACGCGCGAATCACGCAGGGCTACATGACACCCGCGAACGTAGCGCACTGGACGGCTGCCATCGAACCCACAGAGGAGAACCCATGA
- a CDS encoding alpha/beta hydrolase produces the protein MTREHAFHLQLLGVERTAQEDGAQGLTLHTSRGAIDSRLHEPPGGTGTAGIVWVFGAGGGLGGPAGGMYTRLATQLAPQGVTSLRLDYRRPGELAECVLDVLLGAAFLEALGVARLVLVGHSFGGAVVIAAGGSSAVVVGVAALSSQTYGADAVGNLSPRALLLLHGMADEVLPDTCSRLLYKQAREPKELRLYPGCRHGLDECREDVDRDLLEWLRRTLALPAA, from the coding sequence ATGACGCGAGAACACGCCTTCCACCTTCAACTGCTCGGCGTCGAGCGAACCGCTCAAGAGGACGGGGCGCAGGGCCTGACACTTCACACCAGCCGGGGGGCCATTGATAGCCGGCTGCACGAACCGCCGGGGGGGACAGGTACGGCGGGCATCGTGTGGGTGTTCGGCGCGGGTGGTGGCCTGGGTGGTCCGGCTGGGGGAATGTACACCCGGCTCGCCACGCAGCTGGCACCCCAGGGCGTCACGTCGTTGCGACTTGATTACCGCCGGCCCGGCGAATTGGCGGAGTGTGTGCTGGACGTGCTGCTGGGAGCGGCCTTCCTGGAAGCGCTGGGCGTGGCTCGCCTGGTGCTGGTCGGCCACTCGTTCGGTGGGGCGGTCGTGATCGCGGCGGGGGGAAGCAGTGCCGTGGTGGTGGGGGTGGCGGCCCTCAGCAGCCAGACGTACGGGGCGGACGCGGTGGGTAACCTTAGCCCCCGCGCCCTGCTGCTGTTGCACGGCATGGCCGATGAGGTGTTGCCCGACACCTGTTCGCGCCTTCTGTATAAGCAGGCCCGCGAGCCCAAAGAACTGCGTCTCTACCCGGGGTGCCGCCACGGGCTCGACGAGTGCCGCGAGGACGTAGACCGCGACCTGCTGGAGTGGCTGCGCCGCACCCTGGCCCTGCCCGCCGCGTGA
- the rpoD gene encoding RNA polymerase sigma factor RpoD, whose translation MAEPTRARARSKVPATGTPVTGAPVTADASEETPIKTPAQPRTRTAKTAKAAKPPAAEDTAPEAAPKKAPPKKAAPKKATAKPTPEEDSPAEEAAPAKAAPKKAAAKAAAPARSAVAAGPADKPYYAHPSIQELLKVGRAAGVLSSEEVAAALSVALEAAGMDPESAEAFEDMQLYLAGQNIEVQDLDEEDEDDDLEGDDVEGVAGVVAADDDEERYFDDMPRAVSNDPVRQYLHEIGRVPLLTLEEEIALARRIEEGEEARKELEERGDELDDRARRQLQRRVEDGAAARQGLIEANLRLVVSIAKKYTGRGLGFLDLIQEGNQGLIRAVEKFEYRRRYKFSTYATWWIRQAINRAIADQARTIRIPVHMVETINKLTRTARQLQQELSREPTYEEIAEAMGPGWDAAKVEEVQKVSQEPVSLETPIGDEKDSFYGDFIPDENLDSPVDNAAKTLLSEELEKALSKLTEREAMVLKFRKGLVDGREHTLEEVGQRFNVTRERIRQIENKALRKLKYHESRTRKLRDFLD comes from the coding sequence ATGGCAGAACCCACTCGAGCACGCGCCCGCAGCAAGGTCCCCGCGACCGGCACCCCGGTGACGGGTGCCCCCGTGACCGCGGACGCTTCTGAAGAAACCCCCATCAAGACCCCCGCCCAGCCCCGTACCCGTACCGCGAAGACCGCGAAGGCCGCCAAGCCCCCCGCAGCAGAGGACACCGCTCCCGAAGCGGCGCCGAAAAAGGCTCCTCCGAAGAAGGCGGCGCCCAAAAAGGCCACGGCCAAGCCCACCCCTGAGGAGGACAGCCCGGCCGAGGAGGCTGCCCCCGCCAAGGCGGCGCCCAAAAAGGCCGCGGCCAAGGCCGCTGCACCCGCGAGGAGCGCCGTGGCTGCCGGTCCTGCCGATAAGCCCTACTACGCGCACCCCAGCATTCAGGAACTGCTGAAGGTGGGCCGCGCGGCGGGCGTTCTCTCCAGCGAGGAGGTGGCTGCCGCCCTGTCGGTCGCGCTGGAAGCGGCGGGCATGGACCCCGAGAGCGCCGAGGCGTTCGAGGACATGCAGCTTTACCTTGCCGGGCAGAACATCGAAGTGCAGGACCTTGACGAGGAGGACGAGGACGACGACCTGGAGGGAGACGACGTCGAAGGTGTCGCGGGCGTGGTCGCTGCGGACGACGACGAGGAACGCTACTTCGACGACATGCCGCGTGCCGTGTCCAACGACCCGGTGCGGCAGTACCTCCACGAGATCGGCCGGGTGCCCCTTCTCACCCTCGAAGAGGAGATCGCGCTTGCCCGGCGCATCGAGGAGGGTGAGGAGGCCCGCAAGGAGCTGGAGGAACGGGGCGACGAGCTTGATGACCGCGCTCGCCGTCAGCTCCAGCGCCGAGTAGAGGACGGGGCCGCCGCCCGCCAGGGCCTGATTGAGGCCAACTTGCGCCTGGTTGTCTCCATCGCCAAGAAGTACACCGGACGTGGCCTAGGCTTCCTCGACCTGATTCAGGAAGGAAACCAGGGCCTGATTCGCGCGGTGGAGAAGTTCGAGTACCGCCGCCGCTACAAGTTCTCGACCTACGCGACGTGGTGGATCCGGCAGGCGATCAACCGCGCGATTGCCGACCAGGCCCGCACCATTCGTATCCCGGTGCACATGGTCGAGACGATCAACAAACTGACGCGCACCGCCCGTCAGCTTCAGCAGGAACTCAGCCGCGAACCCACCTACGAGGAGATTGCGGAAGCGATGGGGCCGGGTTGGGACGCCGCCAAAGTCGAGGAGGTGCAGAAGGTTTCTCAAGAACCCGTCTCGCTCGAAACGCCCATCGGCGACGAAAAGGACTCCTTTTACGGCGACTTCATCCCCGACGAGAACCTTGACTCCCCGGTGGATAACGCCGCCAAGACCCTCCTTTCCGAGGAGCTAGAAAAGGCCCTTTCTAAGCTTACCGAGCGGGAAGCGATGGTCCTGAAGTTCCGCAAGGGGTTGGTCGACGGCCGCGAACACACCCTGGAGGAGGTCGGCCAGCGCTTTAACGTGACCCGCGAGCGCATCCGCCAGATCGAGAACAAGGCGCTGCGTAAGCTGAAGTATCACGAGAGCCGCACGCGCAAGCTGCGCGACTTCCTGGACTAA